The Vicinamibacterales bacterium genome contains a region encoding:
- a CDS encoding alginate lyase family protein, with translation MRTAIVLGALVLSVAPAAPQFDADRERARVIAAADRYLKEPPLTITASRSPRSAGGVHDYFSEGDYWWPDPQNPKGPYIQRDGMSNPDNFNDHRRALMRLSVQLPALAAAYLLTRDQKYSIHAGRHARAWFIGRTTRMHPALRYAQAIQGRVTGRGTGIIDTIHLVEVVRALERLEGSRGWSRDDAAESKRWFAEYLEWLTTDKYGIDERDTTNNHATCWVMQVAAFAQYTGNQALIRDARTRFKTVLLEQMAADGSFPRELGRTKPYGYSLFNLEAMATIAQILSTPEDDLWTFELPDGRGMRKAMAYMVPYIRDKKSWPKPPDVMYHEQWPMRQASLLFAGVALKQPAYIELWSTLPADSSVEEIIRNFFIRQPLLWFE, from the coding sequence ATGCGAACCGCGATCGTGTTGGGTGCGCTCGTGTTGTCCGTGGCGCCGGCGGCGCCGCAGTTCGATGCCGACCGCGAGCGCGCGCGCGTGATCGCCGCCGCCGATCGCTACCTCAAGGAACCCCCGCTCACCATCACCGCGTCACGGTCGCCGCGAAGCGCCGGCGGCGTCCACGACTACTTCTCCGAAGGGGACTACTGGTGGCCCGATCCCCAGAATCCCAAGGGTCCGTACATCCAGCGCGACGGGATGAGCAATCCGGACAACTTCAACGACCATCGCCGCGCGCTGATGCGGTTGTCGGTGCAGCTGCCGGCGCTCGCCGCCGCCTACCTCCTCACCAGAGATCAGAAGTATTCGATCCATGCCGGACGCCACGCGCGCGCCTGGTTCATCGGGCGGACCACGCGCATGCACCCCGCGCTTCGCTACGCGCAGGCGATTCAGGGACGCGTGACCGGCCGCGGCACGGGGATCATCGATACCATCCACCTCGTCGAAGTGGTCCGGGCGCTCGAGCGCCTCGAGGGCTCGCGCGGCTGGTCGCGTGACGATGCCGCGGAGAGCAAGCGCTGGTTCGCCGAATACCTCGAGTGGCTGACGACCGACAAGTACGGGATCGACGAGCGCGATACGACCAACAACCACGCGACCTGCTGGGTGATGCAGGTGGCCGCCTTCGCGCAGTACACCGGCAACCAGGCGCTGATCCGTGATGCGCGGACGCGGTTCAAGACCGTGCTGCTGGAGCAGATGGCGGCCGATGGCAGCTTCCCGCGCGAGCTCGGGCGGACCAAACCCTATGGGTACTCGCTCTTCAACCTGGAGGCGATGGCCACCATCGCCCAGATTCTCTCGACTCCGGAGGACGACCTGTGGACGTTCGAGCTGCCAGACGGGCGGGGAATGCGCAAGGCGATGGCCTACATGGTGCCGTACATTCGCGACAAGAAGTCGTGGCCGAAGCCGCCGGACGTGATGTACCACGAGCAGTGGCCGATGCGGCAGGCCAGCCTGCTGTTCGCGGGAGTCGCGCTGAAGCAGCCGGCCTACATCGAGCTGTGGTCGACGCTGCCGGCCGACTCGAGCGTCGAGGAGATCATCCGCAACTTCTTCATCCGCCAGCCGCTGCTCTGGTTCGAGTAG
- a CDS encoding LacI family DNA-binding transcriptional regulator has translation MPPTTTMKRIAGELGVSITTVSKVLNNRDDIGHATRARVLAKVAELGYQPNAVARSLTLRRTHTLGVVIPDLMHSFFVEIVAGLETVASARGYGLLLCSSSEDPAKERQELDMLRQRQVDGIVLGSASATGNTDLLQQLAALGIGLVMIDRDDHQDVPCDRVVTDDEEVGRLAAAHLLAQGRRAIAHITGTAVVHARRRAAGYRAALRQAGVKAHPAWVVRGGFKEADGYQGMQKLLALPRSSRVDAVFAANDPSAIGAMKAIWDAGLRVPEDIAVVGAGDIALGDMLRVPLTTVSWSREDQGKAAAELLLERVEGETRGAPAPPRRVVIPPRLVVRRSSRSK, from the coding sequence ATGCCTCCCACCACCACGATGAAGCGGATCGCCGGCGAGCTCGGCGTGTCGATCACCACCGTCTCCAAGGTGCTCAACAACCGGGACGACATCGGCCACGCCACCCGCGCCCGCGTCCTCGCCAAGGTCGCCGAGCTGGGCTACCAGCCCAACGCCGTCGCGCGCAGCCTCACCCTCCGCCGCACCCACACCCTGGGCGTCGTGATTCCCGATCTGATGCACTCCTTCTTCGTCGAGATCGTCGCCGGACTCGAGACCGTGGCGAGCGCGCGCGGCTACGGCCTCCTGCTGTGCAGCTCGAGCGAGGACCCCGCCAAGGAACGGCAGGAGCTCGACATGCTGCGGCAGCGCCAGGTCGACGGCATCGTCCTCGGATCCGCGAGCGCCACCGGCAACACCGATCTCCTGCAGCAGCTCGCCGCCCTCGGCATCGGGCTGGTGATGATCGACCGCGACGACCATCAGGACGTGCCCTGCGATCGCGTCGTCACCGACGACGAGGAAGTGGGACGGCTCGCCGCCGCCCACCTGCTCGCGCAGGGACGCCGGGCGATCGCGCACATCACCGGCACCGCCGTGGTGCACGCGCGCCGGCGCGCCGCCGGCTATCGCGCCGCGCTGCGCCAGGCCGGCGTCAAGGCGCATCCCGCGTGGGTGGTCCGCGGCGGCTTCAAGGAGGCCGACGGCTATCAGGGCATGCAGAAGCTGCTCGCGCTGCCCCGGTCGTCGCGCGTCGACGCGGTGTTCGCCGCCAACGACCCGAGCGCCATCGGCGCGATGAAGGCAATCTGGGACGCCGGGCTGCGCGTCCCGGAGGACATCGCCGTGGTCGGCGCCGGCGACATCGCGCTTGGAGATATGCTGCGGGTGCCGCTGACCACGGTGAGCTGGTCCCGGGAGGACCAGGGCAAGGCGGCCGCCGAGCTGCTGCTCGAGCGCGTCGAAGGAGAGACCCGCGGGGCGCCTGCCCCGCCGAGGCGGGTGGTGATCCCGCCGCGGCTGGTGGTGCGCCGATCGAGCCGGAGCAAATAG